In the Gorilla gorilla gorilla isolate KB3781 chromosome 1, NHGRI_mGorGor1-v2.1_pri, whole genome shotgun sequence genome, AGTGCATTGTGTTGCAGGATTGGGAAGGTAAACTCTTACCTTTATTACTCTTTTTGTCTGAATTCATTACCATGCCTAAGTTAGTTGAAAGTTTCACTTTGGTAGACATTTGCATATATTATACTAAATAACATTAAATTacctgaaaggaaaggaaatgagaggaaaaaCTAGTGTAATGATTTCTCAAAAGAGCCTGTTCATTTCATCTGGTTGTCTGATTCCGATGCCAGCCTGGATTTAGtgggtgttttatttttctccctatttCAAGTAATCAAAAGTTCAGGTCACTGAAATtggcaacaaaattaaaataattttagagtttGATGAATCTATACATGGTTAATTTTGGACTGAAATGAATGGGAAGTTAATAGAGAGCAGATATCTGAACTTTAAACTCTTGAAAGAAGATGTATGGACAAGAATTGACTTTGATCTTAAAACCTTTCCCCCTGAGCATTGCTTAGAATGGTGTTGCAACGCTGTCATCAGCAGCAGATTAAATGCCAATTTAGGATGCACACTTTGACTCAAAACATTAGTGTAGGCTGCCATTGCCTCAAGGTGGTGGTGACTCAAGCTGTTAGTTCTGCTCTGCCCTTTTGtttgctattttccttttttgtagtgTGGTACTGTTTGTTCATAAGGTTAGAAGTTTTAGTCCTTATCCTGAAGGTTGAAGATAATGTTGTAACTTGACTTGGCAGTATAACTAGTAGCTATCCTAGTTTTAGGTAGCCCAAAATTGGTGCCCTGTAATGGGCTTTATAAAAACATCATttcctttgttaaatttttttaaaaagatagaactTCTTCTAGTCATCAATTCTTGGGCATTTTCCTAGCTCATCAAAAGGATTTTCTTGAAAAAGTCTAGCACCTTTTTAGCATTTGATAAGGAAATATTAAAATCAATTGGTAATGAAAATTCTGACACATTGGAGATAAGTAATATGTTTGGTCATTTATTTTACTGTGATAATGGCTAAAGGCCAATGAAGGATTTTTGATCATATGTAGTGAtgagaaaatttaatatataatgtgatgttttaaaGAGTAAAGATTTCTTAAGATTTAGAATTTAGTGCTTTACTAAAAGTAGATAATCAGGCTGGGCGctatggttcacgcctgtaatcccagcactttgggaggcggaggcaggcagattgcttgagcctaggagttcaagagcagactgggtaacacggagaaaccccgtctctactaactactaaaaatcaaaaattagctgggcatggtggcgggcacctatagttccagctatttgaggaactgaggcaggaggatcacctgagctttgggaggttgaggctgccgtgagccatgattgtgccactgcactctggcctgggtgatagagcgagaccctgtcccctgccccgccaaaaaaaaaaaaaaaaaatcatagaattaATGATGATGAGATATATTTACTGTATTAGGCAGATACCAGCTACTTTAGTATACAGGAAGAAGAAAGCTCATGCGTTGCATTGGTAATATGCAgttacaggtttttaaaaatcctttcacTCCAAGACTTATGGATACTTACATACAGGTTTCTTTCTGCAGGGCGCCTGTGCTGGTTGCACTTGCTTTGATTGAATGTGGAATGAAGTACGAAGATGCAGTTCAGTTTATAAGACAGTGAGTATGAAGTTTTGTGTTCAGAAACACAGAAAGCAAGATCATGCATGAGGAAGGAATTATGGAAGGGATATTCATTTATAGTATGggataatttgctttttttggCTTGAAGTATTATTTGAAGATGTAAAAAATTTAGAGCAAGTGATAGAGACTCAGTACAGCTGGTTTCCAGATTCAAAAGTTTTCTAATTTGGACGTTATAGACTGTGTCCAGTATATTGTTTTCAGTATCTAGGAATCTCAAAAATGCCCCTTTTAATAGATTCCAAATACCTTCCAAATATAATTCTCTGTTAGGAGGAGGCAAGAAGAATGTGTAGAGGAGCAGTTAATCACctgagactcttttttttttttgagatagagtctcgctctgtcgctcaagctggagtgcagtggctcgatctcggctcactgcaacctctgcctcctgggttcaagcgattctactgcctcagcctcccaagtagctgggactacaggcatgcaccaccacgcccagctaatttttgtatttttagtagacggggtttcaccatgttggccaggatggtctcaatctcctgatctcgtgatccgcccacctcggcctcccaaagtgctgggattacaggcgtgagccaccacgcctggcctcacctGGGACTCTTAAGAGATCTATTCAGGGACAAAATCAGGATGGTAGTGCACCGACAGGATCTTAACATTGATCTGGAATAACGAATCATGCTATTTTGTTATCCAGAATTCTTTGACAATTTTTGTCTTGCCCTTTCCCTTTCAacccttcctttaaaaaaagaaaacgaaagaaGAGACTATTTGCGACAGAGAGCATGAAATATATGGTAGCGGCTCTAGGAAGGTAACACATTTCAAGGAATGCTATCTTTGTATGTCTTGAGCCTGCTTCTTtatcttaatattattttttagcaTCCTAAATACTTGCTACCAACTCTAATCTGAAGAATACATCAATCTAATTGGAAGAATGTAGTCAGATGTTTCTGGATAAACTATTCTGATCTTTATTAAATGGTTAATAGACTATAATGACAGTCAGCAAGAAAAATTTTTCTATTCCTTCTAGGAGGGCTTAGAAAGTTCATGTTGCAACTTAGCTCTTTAAGAATTGTTGTAGTATGGGAAATATGCTGGTTTTCAGCTGTGTGGAATTAGAAAGGCTTTAGGATGTAAATAATGCATTTCAGTGAATCAGACAGCTCTTTTTTTACATGATGAAGTTTGCCATTCTtgtattttcagaaaaagaaggGGAGCGTTCAATTCCAAACAGCTGCTTTATTTGGAGAAATACCGACCTAAGATGCGATTACGCTTCAGAGATACCAATGGGCATTGCTGTGTTCAGTAGAAGGAAATGTAAACGAAGGCTGACTTGATTGTGCCATTTAGAGGGAACTCTTGGTACCTGGAAATGTGAATCTGGAATATTACCTGTGTCATCAAAGTAGTGATGGATTCAGTACTCCTCAACCACTCTCCTAATGATtggaacaaaagcaaacaaaaaagaaatctctctataaaatgaataaaatgtttaagaaaagagaaagagaaaaggaattaaTTCAGTGAAGGATGATTTTGCTCCTAGTTTTGGAGTTTGAATTTCTGCCAGGAttgaattattttgaaatctcctgtctttttaaactttttcaaaatAGGTCTCTAAGGAAAACCAGCAGAACATTAGCCTGTGCAAAACCATCTGTTTGGGGAGCACACTCTTCCATTATGCTTGGCACATAGATCTCCCTgtggtgggattttttttttccctttt is a window encoding:
- the PTP4A2 gene encoding protein tyrosine phosphatase type IVA 2 isoform X2; its protein translation is MNRPAPVEISYENMRFLITHNPTNATLNKFTEDWPFDDGAPPPNQIVDDWLNLLKTKFREEPGCCVAVHCVAGLGRAPVLVALALIECGMKYEDAVQFIRQKRRGAFNSKQLLYLEKYRPKMRLRFRDTNGHCCVQ